The following coding sequences are from one Zalophus californianus isolate mZalCal1 chromosome 5, mZalCal1.pri.v2, whole genome shotgun sequence window:
- the LOC113928586 gene encoding protocadherin beta-14 encodes MEIKGELALRKRQVLIFFVLLGLSQAGPESVRYFVAEETEVGSFVANLARDLGLGVEELSSREARVVSDDNKKHLQLDLLTGDLLLNEKLDREELCGSTEPCVLHFQMVLENPLQFFRAELHVKDINDHSPMFLDKQILIKISESTSIGATFLMESAQDLDVGTNSLQNYTISLNSHFYIKIRDNGDGKLYPELVLDRALDHEEESELTLTLTALDGGSPPRSGTTLVLIKVLDINDNAPQFAQRLYEVHVLEDTPVGAWIITIFANDLDAGNYGKISYTFLHASEDIRKTFEINPVSGEVHLRSCLDFEVIQFYTINIQATDGGGLSEECTLLVKVIDINDNPPEVTISSFTKSIPENASETLVALFSVRDQDAGDNGRMVCSIQDELPFFLKPTFKNFFTLVSEKALDRETRAEYNITITVTDLGTPRLKTQHNITVTVSDVNDNAPAFSQAAYTLRVRENNSPALHIGSVSATDRDSGANAQVTYSLLPPQDPQLPLASLVSINADNGQLFALRSLDFEALRAFEFRVGAADRGSPALSSQALVRVLVVDDNDNSPFVLYPLQNGSAPCTELVPRAAEAGYLVTKVVAVDGDSGQNAWLSYQLLKATEPGLFGVWAHSGEVRTARLLSERDAVKHRLVVLVKDNGEPPLSASVTLHVLLVDGFSQPYLPLPDAAAAEARADPLTVYLVVALASVSSLFLFSVLVFVAVRLCRRSRAASGGGCSVPEGPFPGHLVDVSGAGTLSHSYQYEVCLRGDSGTGEFKFLKPIIPSLPVPDTGRNIGVNENFRNSFGFNIQ; translated from the coding sequence ATGGAGATCAAAGGGGAGCTAGCTCTGCGGAAAAGGCAAGtcctgattttctttgttttgctggGATTATCTCAGGCAGGTCCTGAATCTGTGCGATATTTTGTGGCAGAGGAAACAGAAGTTGGTTCTTTTGTGGCCAATCTTGCAAGGGATCTAGGGCTTGGGGTGGAGGAGCTATCATCACGGGAGGCCCGGGTAGTGTCGGATGATAACAAAAAGCACTTACAACTTGATTTACTGACGGGGGATTTGCTCCTAAATGAGAAACTGGACCGAGAAGAGCTCTGTGGCTCCACCGAGCCCTGTGTGCTGCATTTTCAGATGGTATTAGAAAACCCTTTACAGTTTTTTCGGGCTGAACTGCATGTCAAAGACATAAATGATCATTCCCCTATGTTTCTAGACAagcaaatacttattaaaatatcAGAAAGTACCAGTATTGGAGCCACATTCCTAATGGAGAGTGCCCAAGATTTGGATGTAGGAACCAACAGTCTCCAAAACTACACAATTAGCCTCAATTCTCATTTCTACATTAAAATCCGAGACAACGGTGATGGAAAGTTGTACCCAGAACTGGTCCTGGACAGAGCATTAGATCATGAGGAGGAGTCTGAGCTCACATTAACACTCACAGCACTGGATGGTGGATCTCCACCCAGGTCTGGGACGACTTTGGTTCTCATCAAGGTCTTGGACATCAATGACAATGCCCCTCAGTTTGCTCAGAGGCTCTATGAAGTGCATGTTCTGGAGGACACACCTGTTGGGGCCTGGATTATCACCATTTTTGCTAATGATTTGGATGCAGGAAATTATGGGAAAATATCATACACATTTTTGCATGCATCAGAAGATATTCGTAAAACATTTGAAATCAATCCAGTATCGGGGGAAGTTCATTTGAGATCATGCCTGGATTTTGAAGTAATACAGTTCTACACTATAAATATTCAGGCAACAGATGGTGGGGGTCTTTCCGAAGAATGTACTCTGCTGGTTAAAGTAATAGATATAAATGATAATCCACCAGAAGTCACCATCTCATCATTTACAAAGTCAATTCCAGAGAACGCCTCAGAGACTCTGGTTGCTCTTTTTAGTGTCCGAGACCAAGACGCTGGGGATAATGGGAGGATGGTTTGCTCTATTCAGGATGAGCTCCCCTTTTTCCTGAAACCAACCTTCAAGAACTTTTTCACTCTAGTTTCGGAAAAAGCATTGGACAGAGAGACAAGAGCCGAGTACAACATCACCATCACCGTCACCGACCTGGGGACCCCCAGGCTGAAAACCCAGCACAACATAACGGTGACGGTCTCCGACGTCAACGACAACGCCCCGGCCTTCAGCCAAGCCGCCTACACCCTGCGGGTGCGCGAGAACAACAGCCCCGCCCTGCACATCGGCAGCGTGAGCGCCACGGACAGAGACTCGGGCGCCAACGCGCAGGTCACCTACTCGCTGCTGCCGCCCCAGGACCCGCAGCTGCCGCTGGCCTCGCTGGTGTCCATCAACGCGGACAACGGGCAGCTGTTCGCGCTCAGGTCCCTGGATTTCGAGGCGCTGCGGGCGTTCGAGTTCCGCGTGGGCGCGGCCGACCGCGGCTCGCCGGCGCTCAGCAGCCAGGCGCTGGTGCGCGTGCTGGTGGTGGACGACAACGACAACTCGCCCTTCGTGCTGTACCCGCTGCAGAACGGCTCCGCGCCCTGCACCGAGCTGGTGCCCAGGGCGGCCGAGGCGGGCTACCTGGTGACCAAGGTGGTGGCGGTGGACGGCGACTCGGGCCAGAACGCCTGGCTGTCGTACCAGCTGCTCAAGGCCACGGAGCCCGGGCTGTTCGGCGTGTGGGCGCACAGCGGCGAGGTGCGCACGGCCAGGCTGCTGAGCGAGCGCGACGCCGTCAAGCACAGGCTGGTGGTGCTGGTCAAGGACAATGGCGAGCCGCCGCTGTCGGCCAGCGTCACGCTGCACGTGCTGCTGGTGGACGGCTTCTCGCAGCCCTACCTGCCGCTCCCGGACGCGGCGGCGGCCGAGGCCCGCGCCGACCCGCTCACCGTCTACCTGGTGGTCGCCTTGGCGTCGGTGTCGTCGCTCTTCCTGTTCTCGGTGCTGGTGTTCGTGGCGGTGCGGCTGTGCAGGAGGAGCCGGGCGGCGTCGGGGGGCGGCTGCTCGGTGCCCGAGGGCCCCTTTCCGGGCCACCTGGTGGACGTCAGCGGCGCAGGGACCCTGTCCCACAGCTACCAGTACGAGGTGTGTCTGAGGGGAGACTCGGGGACCGGTGAGTTCAAGTTCTTGAAGCCCATTATCCCCAGCCTTCCAGTCCCTGACACTGGTAGAAATATAGGAGTAAATGAGAACTTTAGGAATAGTTTTGGATTcaacattcaataa
- the LOC113929458 gene encoding 60S ribosomal protein L37a-like — MAKRTKKVGIVGKYGTRYGASLRKMVKKIEISQHAKYTCSFSGKTKMKRQAVGIWHCGSCMKTVAGGAWNYNTTSAVTVKSAIRRLKELKDQ, encoded by the coding sequence ATGGCTAAACGCACCAAGAAGGTCGGAATTGTGGGTAAATACGGGACCCGTTATGGTGCCTCCCTCAGGAAAATGGTGAAGAAGATTGAAATAAGCCAGCACGCCAAGTACACTTGCTCCTTCTCTggcaaaacaaagatgaaaagacaagctgtgGGGATCTGGCATTGTGGCTCCTGCATGAAAACCGTCGCTGGTGGCGCTTGGAACTACAACACCACTTCTGCTGTCACAGTAAAGTCGGCTATCAGAAGACTGAAGGAGTTGAAAGACCAGTAG